The genomic DNA GGGGAGAGCGGAGGACATCGTGCAGGAGACGCTGCTGCGGGCCTGGCGCCATCCTGACGCTCTCAGCGGGCGGCCGATCCGCGCCTGGCTGTTCAGGGTGGCCCGCAACCTGGTCGTCGACCAGCATCGGGCCCGCAAGTCGCGTCCTCCGGAAACGGGCGCGGAGGCGCTCGCCGTGCTGCCCGCCGACGACGAGCTTGAGCGGGCGGTGGATTCCTGGGCGGTCGCCGAGGCACTGGCCACGCTACGGCCCGAGCACCGCGAGGTGCTCGCCGAGGTCTACTACCAGGGAAAGTCGGTCAAAGAGGCATCCGCGGCGCTCGGCATCCCGGCGGGGACGGTGAAGTCGCGCACGTATTACGCGCTTCGGGCGCTCAAGCTGGCGCTGGAAGAGCGGGGGCTCGCGCCATGACGACATGTGATGAAGTACGGATCTCGCTGGGGGTGTACGTCCTCGGCGCGCTGGAGTCCGAGGAGTGCGTGCTCGTCGAGGCCCATCTCGCCGAGTGCGCCGGCTGCCAGGCGGAGTTCGACGAGCTGACCGGAGTGGCCGCGTTCCTCGGGCGGGTGTCCGAGGCCGACGTGGCGCAGGTGGCCAGCCCGCCCCAGGCGGTGCTCGACCGGCTGCTCAACGCCAAGGTCAAGCGGCGCCGGGTGACCAGGGCGCTGCTCTCCCTGGCGGCCTCGGTCCTGCTGGTCGGGCTCGGCGGCACGCTGTGGGTCACCCAGTCCACGCCGCCCGAGCAGGGCACCTCAGTGGCGTCCGCGCCCCGGTCGTCCGCCGCCGACGGCGGGAGCCCCTCCCTGGCGGAGAGGAGGGCCGCCCCCACGCCGGCCCGTTCACCGGCACAGGACGACGACCCGCAGCTCATGCTGAAGGAGGACACCGGTGAGCGGACGGCCCGGGGTGACCGCGGCAGCGTCCACGCCACGGTGACCGCGGTGCCGGGTGCGGAGGCGACCAAGATCAAGGTCATGCTCACCGGGGTCGCCCAGGGCACCCGCTGCCGGGTGGACGTGGTCGCCGTCGGCGGAGGCCGGGAGACGGCCGGGAACTGGATCGTCGACAAGGCCGCCTACGACAGGGCGGGCGCCTTCAACGGCACCACCACGATCTCTCCCGCGAGCATCTCCAGGTTCGAGATCGTCACCTCCCAGGGCCGGATGCTGGTCAGCGTCCCCTTCCCCTGAGCGGGGCCGCCCGGGGAATGGCGCGGTGCGGCAGGGCGTTGTCGTGCTCTGTGACCGGATTGGCAGTGGTGCTCGTCACGCTGGGCGCGGCCAC from Streptosporangium sp. NBC_01756 includes the following:
- a CDS encoding sigma-70 family RNA polymerase sigma factor; the encoded protein is MTEPIRRAVRREEVSQAGTADEQLVRALFDEHGGPLYGYVLRLTGDSGRAEDIVQETLLRAWRHPDALSGRPIRAWLFRVARNLVVDQHRARKSRPPETGAEALAVLPADDELERAVDSWAVAEALATLRPEHREVLAEVYYQGKSVKEASAALGIPAGTVKSRTYYALRALKLALEERGLAP
- a CDS encoding anti-sigma factor family protein, with amino-acid sequence MTTCDEVRISLGVYVLGALESEECVLVEAHLAECAGCQAEFDELTGVAAFLGRVSEADVAQVASPPQAVLDRLLNAKVKRRRVTRALLSLAASVLLVGLGGTLWVTQSTPPEQGTSVASAPRSSAADGGSPSLAERRAAPTPARSPAQDDDPQLMLKEDTGERTARGDRGSVHATVTAVPGAEATKIKVMLTGVAQGTRCRVDVVAVGGGRETAGNWIVDKAAYDRAGAFNGTTTISPASISRFEIVTSQGRMLVSVPFP